The following are encoded in a window of Phaseolus vulgaris cultivar G19833 chromosome 3, P. vulgaris v2.0, whole genome shotgun sequence genomic DNA:
- the LOC137805659 gene encoding glucuronoxylan 4-O-methyltransferase 2, producing MPPDVLHFRPLLSPLVQFSPSLTSPAQENHICCVHKYWQGRKGMNLTKKKLIPILVFILSVISILRLLSLNVKTSPFSTGISALFPAPQHNCSSPLSTCNKIASPTPGSSDQPRKPPNTTTTLTEKEFKVLSDLIALKSPCNLLIFGFQPQYLILSNMNAAGSTIFLDDDPDKISKVRINSNNTQIYRFEYNTPTKAGYKLLQHARQNPAACVPNPRFLQKSKCKLALKNLPLQVYEKNWDVMVVDGPSGGSPESPGRMGSIYTTSVLARAGNTSDVIVHDVDRIIEKWFSWEFLCDENLLYSKGKLWHFRIRGLSNSTRFCPVEVGK from the coding sequence atgcCCCCAGATGTACTTCATTTTCGTCCTCTCCTATCACCTCTAGTTCAATTTTCTCCTTCACTCACATCTCCTGCACAAGAAAATCATATTTGTTGTGTTCACAAATATTGGCAAGGAAGGAAAGGGATGAATCTCACCAAAAAGAAACTCATTCCCATCCTTGTTTTCATCCTTTCAGTCATATCAATCCTCAGACTTCTGAGCCTCAATGTCAAGACTTCACCCTTTTCCACGGGGATATCTGCTTTGTTTCCAGCTCCTCAACACAATTGTTCTTCACCTTTGTCCACCTGCAACAAAATTGCATCACCTACTCCTGGATCCTCAGATCAGCCTAGAAAACCTCCCAACACCACAACCACCCTGACTGAGAAAGAATTCAAAGTTCTTTCAGATCTCATTGCTCTTAAATCCCCATGCAACCTCCTTATATTTGGATTTCAACCCCAGTACCTCATCCTCTCAAACATGAATGCTGCTGGTAGCACCATCTTTCTTGACGATGACCCTGATAAAATAAGCAAGGTAAGAATAAACTCCAACAACACTCAAATATACAGATTTGAGTATAACACGCCAACAAAAGCAGGTTACAAACTTCTCCAGCACGCAAGGCAGAACCCAGCTGCATGCGTGCCAAATCCTAGATTccttcaaaaatcaaaatgcaAGCTTGCATTGAAAAACTTGCCATTACAAGTGTATGAAAAGAACTGGGATGTCATGGTGGTAGATGGACCCAGTGGGGGTTCACCAGAATCACCTGGCAGGATGGGGTCCATTTACACTACTAGTGTTCTAGCAAGAGCAGGGAATACTTCAGATGTAATAGTACATGATGTAGATCGTATCATAGAGAAATGGTTTTCATGGGAGTTCTTGTGTGATGAGAATTTGTTGTATTCTAAAGGGAAGTTATGGCATTTCAGAATCAGAGGTCTCTCAAATTCCACAAGATTCTGCCCTGTTGAGGTAGGGAAAtag
- the LOC137807974 gene encoding E3 ubiquitin-protein ligase At1g12760-like: MATTRSPNNSFEEGADPTPFLGTSSDDSTSGRRLLRRPSLREAARFLRQASGRRLMREPSMVVREAAAEQLEERQSDWAYSKPVVVLDILWNFAFVVAAATVLILGRNENPNMPLRLWIVGYAMQCVLHVACVCVEYRRRQRRREQSSLAVAVGGSGDLSSASMEGSRHYVSLPQLEDDGISMAKHLESANTMFSFIWWVVGFYWISADNEGLVQDSPLLYWLCIAFLGFDVFFVVFCIALACIIGIAVCCCLPCIIALLYAVADQEGASKEDIEQLSKFKFQRTETNEKLAGNTQGAAGGIMMECDTDSPIEHVLSDEDAECCICLSAYDDGVELRQLPCGHHFHCSCVDKWLHINATCPLCKYNILKSTSHGQDEV, encoded by the exons ATGGCCACCACAAGGTCACCTAATAATTCTTTCGAGGAAGGCGCCGATCCGACGCCGTTCCTCGGCACTTCTTCCGATGACTCTACCTCCGGCCGCCGTCTCCTCCGCCGCCCGAGCCTCCGCGAGGCGGCGCGCTTCCTGCGGCAGGCGAGCGGCCGCCGCTTGATGCGCGAGCCGTCGATGGTGGTGCGGGAGGCGGCGGCGGAACAATTGGAAGAAAGACAGAGCGATTGGGCCTATTCGAAGCCCGTGGTAGTCTTGGATATTCTCTGGAACTTCGCGTTCGTCGTAGCGGCCGCCACCGTCTTGATTCTCGGTCGCAACGAGAATCCGAATATGCCTCTGAGATTGTGGATTGTAGGCTACGCTATGCAGTGCGTTCTTCACGTCGCGTGCGTCTGCGTTGAGTACCGGAGGCGCCAGCGCCGCCGTGAACAGTCCAGCCTCGCCGTCGCTGTTGGTGGCAGCGGGGATTTGAGTTCGGCTTCAATGGAAGGCTCTAGACACTACGTGTCGTTGCCGCAGCTCGAGGACGACGGTATAAG TATGGCCAAGCATTTGGAATCAGCCAACACAATGTTTTCATTCATTTGGTGGGTTGTTGGATTCTATTGGATATCAGCTGACAATGAAGGTTTGGTCCAAGATTCTCCTCTGCTTTACTG GTTATGTATAGCCTTCCTGGGTTTTGATGTTTTCTTTGTCGTTTTCTGCATTGCACTAGCATGCATAATTGGTATAGCTGTTTGCTGTTGTCTTCCATGTATCATTGCACTCCTGTATGCAGTTGCAGACCAG gaaGGGGCATCAAAAGAAGACATTGAGCAATTGTCAAAATTCAAGTTCCAAAGAACCGAAACTAATGAGAAACTTGCTGGGAATACACAAGGAGCTGCTGGAGGGATAATGATGGAATGTGATACTGATTCTCCCATTGAACATGTTCTTTCTGATGAGGATGCG GAATGTTGCATCTGTCTTTCTGCTTATGATGACGGGGTTGAACTTAGGCAACTTCCTTGTGGCCACCATTTTCACTGTTCCTGTGTGGACAAATGGCTGCATATCAATGCTACTTGCCCCCTCTGCAAGTACAATATCTTGAAAAGTACCAGTCATGGTCAAGACGAAGTTTAG